Within Bos indicus x Bos taurus breed Angus x Brahman F1 hybrid chromosome 2, Bos_hybrid_MaternalHap_v2.0, whole genome shotgun sequence, the genomic segment tgccAACATACTTCGTATTACATGCTTTATTTGACAGTGCTTCAATTCCCCATTTTATATCCTGAATTGTTTCCTAAAAGACTGTTGTTGCTCTTGCTGCTTTTCCTCAAGAGCTTAGAGGAAAAGCTTAAACGCCCTAGTAACACATTTGGAATATGCAGGATAAGAACAGATTATATCATTGCTAACCTCTGTGCCCAATGTCTCTATActgcttgttttttttctgttcatacAGTAGTAAAATCTTTCCCCATGATTTCCTAACTAGTATAAGTTGATGCCCTCCAGTTTCAGTCTCCTGAAAAGTTATACCTACGAGGAAATCGACTCAGCTTTAAAGTTTGCAGGTTAGAAGGTTGAGGGTAAtggcaaaatttaaaaagcaacatgAATAACCAACTAATCCTCCAGGATCTAAAAAGCAAACCAATAAATCGCTAAGATTCAAATGAAACAATTTcatcttcagacaaccatttagaAACCTTCAAAACAGAGCCCCAAACTGCAATCAGCTTCTAGACCAGGTTGTGAACTTGTCAAAGCCCAGTTTCAGTGCATTCTCATTGCCAGTGCTTCACAGCCCCCTTTCCCCAGCCCACTGTTCACACACTAATCCCCAGTTGTCCAGAACTTTCCATGTGATATCcacctcattctttttctttttggcccaGTGCCATGAGCTAATGTTTCCAGAATTTATCACATCAGGATTTATCAGGTCCGTGTTTTGTTCTCTCAGGATCTTTTCATGATAAATTAGCAAGTCGTACTGGGAAATTCATCTACATTGAGCTGTAAAGGGAAAGCAATTTCATTATGTCCTATGGCTAGGAGATCAAATATTTGTAGTTTAAAGGGTATTATGAGATTCACAATACCTTAAACCAGTagtcttcaaatatttatcttttaaaaattagcatcATCTAGTGATCAAACtgtgttttcaaataaaattttctataaaataggTACAAGTGAAAACACTCCCATTCAAGTAGGGGATAGGACAGGGATACTGcattttcccctcctcccttctctctgagtGGCCTCAGAGCATCTCTGAGGAATTTCTGCAGTTCCACAAACACAGCCTGCAAATGATCCCATTAATGCAGGGGGATAACTGCTTGTAAGAATGTCAGGCACATGTCTAGCACTTTGAAATCAGTGGTTTTTAACAGGGCTGATTCTGCTCGCCATGGGGACTTTGGGAAATATCTGAACACAGTTGTCATAActgggagaggaaggaagcaggtgctactggcatctagtgggcagTGGACAGGATGTtgttaaacatcctacaatgttCCAGCCTAAAATGTCACCACAGTACTGAGATTGAGAACGCCTGCTCATAGAGAGTAGGGCACCAGAAGCTGCTGGGAGTTGGGGGAGGAAACTGGGACTGTGGGGGAAGAGGGAAGACTCCAGTCCCTGGAATCAGAGACTTAACTAGACAGCAACTTGGGCTTGCTCAGGGTTGGGGAAGGTAGAGAAGGCAGAAACTTTGCAAAATTGTGGGATTTAAAACTTGGTTATATTTTCAGGGTAACTTGCATTTGACAGCAGCTAGATCCAAACAAAAAGGCTTAGCCCTTAGCTAGCAAAGATATTAAATAGAAATTTACTATGTGACTAATAACCACCATCAGTTGCCTCATGAGCTCCAAAGTTGAGGGCTTCCTGCCTGTGGTGCGGGAGGAACTGGCTGCGTTTGGAGGTGACCCTGGTCCACTCAGTCTCCAGGGAGCAGAGCTGAGCCAGGTTCATGAACAGGGCTTCCTGGGGTCCAGCGCCCACCACCTGTCTTCCTCCAGTGTAATGTCTACTGCATCCGCTCCTGAGCCGTGAGGATGGGAGAAGCTTCTCTCAGGGGAAAATCCCATCCTCCTTCAACCGTCCTGCGGAGAAACCAGGTGCCTCTGTGTCCCACATCCTCACACCAAGGAAAAGCTCTCTCATCTAGACGCCTCCCGCTGGGCCCCATCCTGACCTCTGACCCGGTCACTACCCCGTGTCGTTCCTCAAAAAGAGATCACTTAGAAtacttaaaagataaataaaatatttcattacaaGTGTTAACCCGGTTAAGCGCTTTTGCTCGCTTCCCATCTCCTGAATAGGCTTCATTTAAAGGCCCCAGAGGCACCAAGTGACAGTTTTACGCGGGTCATCAGTTCGAAAGCTCTGGAGAgtctaagagaaaacatacagtaagtcccccaccccacccccgccgtcATTATatagaaaagagacagaaaggaaatccTCCTCACTCGGGGGCCCCTTTTGTGTTGTTCTGCCAACGCAGCAGCCCTCCCGCTATATAGAGCGCGCGCCGGCCCCACCGCACTGAACTCCATCCCCGCGTCCAGCAACCATGGGGAAGGTGAGCCCCGCGCCGGCGGGAGGGGCCCGCAGCCCGGCTGGAGGCCAGGCCTCTgagcctctccttcccttccttgcaGATCACCTTCTACGAGGACCGGGGCTTCCAGGGCCGCCACTATGAGTGCAGCAGTGACCACTCCAACCTGCAGCCTTACTTCAGCCGCTGCAACTCCATCCGCGTGGACAGCGGCTGCTGGATGCTCTACGAGCAGCCCAACTTCCAGGGCCCCCAGTACTTCCTGCGGCGCGGTGACTACCCCGACTACCAGCAGTGGATGGGCCTCAACGACTCCATCCGCTCCTGCCGCCTCATCCCCCACGTGAGTCCGGTGCCCCTGGGCCTGCCGTGGCCTCTCGTCAGCCGTGGTCAGGCTGTAGGACGGTGGCTTCCTATGCTGGTCCTAACCGGatgctcttttcctttttaatatctcTTAATTGAGAATGCAATGCTCTTAACTGAGATTGCATTTTCCTTTGCTAATATAAACTCACCTCTACTGGGGAAAAGTGGCATGGTATCTGTTCAGAGTGTCAGAACACTCTGCCACAGGTGATGAACTCCTCACACTCAGGTGGTACTTAGGCTAGTCCCTGGgctatttctctctttcctcacctgtaaaatggggctactAGGGCGGCTAATTCATAGAGCTGTGATGAGGTGGGAAGGAGATTGCCTGTCACCTGGCAAGCCACCCTTCCCCCTACAGATATTGACTACTTTGAACATCCAGGGTCTCTCAAGTACTGCTTTTTGATTCAGCAAAACCACTAACCAGCAATGTGATTCCAGTAGCCCCTGCAAAGCCATTGCTATCCAAATAAAGCCCAAACAGCCTGGAATTCCACAGTTAGGGATGCTGTAATGTGACTGTGACCAAGTCCTGTGGAAAATGTACCGCTTTGAGTAAGTTTGAAAGCCCCTCAGAGGGTTTAATGCCTTGATAGGAGCCAGACTAGCATTAGGAGCCTGGAAATCTCAGCTTCCACCTTCCAGTGCTGACTCTTCTGATTACAGACTGAAAGCTCTAATCATTAGTTTCTCATAAAAGAAGATAACATGGTGTGTTAGGCGGTTGTGAAGATCAGATTAGACAACGGACATGTGAACCCTTTGCAAACCATGGAAGATGCCTTATTAGCAGTTTTTATGCCTCAGAATGAATTGCTTATGAGAACCTTTGCTAAGGAGGGTTTGATGGTGGAAGAAGGAAAACTGAATATGTACATGCCAGGACGAAACAAGCAGATAAAAGCACAAGTGCTTAGAAGAGACAGACAGGATTCACCCAGGACTAACAGCCTCCCTTCCATTTTCCTAAAGGTCTAAAATCTATCCATCTAGGCAGGCCTCCTTCATGATTTTTagcttctatttttattaataacctaaaatatattttgacagATCACATGTTAGAGCTGAGAAATGAAACTTAACTGTTAACAATGGCTCTTGCTTTTCAGGACTTCAGAATAGCAGGACTCAAAGCAGAAAGGCAGGAATTAGATGTCTGGGCTTAATGGTCATCTTCTGTGCCTTACTTACGCTGGGGAAAGCAATTCTGCTTCGTCTCTCTCCAGCCTCTTCTAATGCTACTGAGATccaaaataatgccttttgcaagagatatatttgcttttttattttaacatctaATTATTTTATATCCTCTGAGGGGACTCCAGACCACCAGAAATCTATCAAGGAAAgaacaaaaaattatatataaaaattgtttCTTAAGAATGGTACTAAGTAGGTACTAAATGTGGTTCATGTAGGTTGTGGCCCTGGAAAACTCTAGGGAGAACCATGCATATCTTGATCTATGTGAATAGCACACCCTTCAGTTCTGCAGTTTGCAGTCTACCCAGTTGCACACGGTGGCTCTGGTGTTGCCTGTCTTTTAAACTTGTCATCTCTGATGTAAAAAAGACTTTGTAAATGCCCATTCCCCCAGGGGTGTGAGTGATTAGTGGCTAAGGACTAGGTTCTCTGACTTCTCCCATGTGCCGATTGCTGAACCCACAGACTGGTTCCCACCGGCTGAGGATCTATGAGCGAGAGGACTATCGAGGCCAGATGGTGGAGATCACAGAGGACTGCTCCTCACTCCACGACCGCTTCCACTTCAGTGAGATCCATTCCTTCAATGTGCTGGAGGGCTGGTGGGTCCTCTACGAGATGACCAACTACCGGGGGCGGCAGTACCTGCTGCGGCCGGGGGATTACAGGCGCTACCACGACTGGGGGGCTACAAATGCCAGAGTGGGCTCCTTGAGGAGGGCCGTGGAtttctattgaaatatttttactctacccttttctccacatgaaagttaataaaatatttcctgtgtGCTTGATGCAATAAtgtgtctctctcttcctttcaagCTCCTTGAAAGGGCTCAACAAAAATAAAGCTGGGAATAATGCAGATTTTCTTATAAGTATCAGCGGGAAAGGTGATGTGGAGTTGCAGTAAAGAGGACAGGCTCAGGACAGAATGCCTGGTGCCACAACAACTAAAGAGCTTTAGTTGATCAACAAGTTGCTTAacatttctgtgcctcagtttcctaatttgCAAAACTTGGTGTAATGATACTCTTCATTTCTTAAGTTTGTGGGGGTGGATTAAATAAGTTCTTCTTTTAAAATCCTTGACACATTTCAGCTTTGCATATAGTAGTTTTTAGGAAACTGTTCTGCAAGCTTGCTGGTGAAACATCTGGTCATCGTCTTAGTACTCTTTCCTTAGTAGAACTCCCTTTTGGAGACCGCATTAAGTAAGACGGCTAAGTGCAATTGTATCAGAGGGAGACAGAGTTAGATAGAGATAGATGTGTCTAACACATCTTTGGTATAAATATATGTGATTACCAGaatagttttattaatatatgtgtatccAGAGCACAAGGATAAGAACTAAGCGCTACCTAAGGAACCGCCCAACAGTCTCTTCCAAACCTTTTTCTACTTAGGTGGGAGACAAAACATTCAGATAGTATGCACTGATAAAAATAAGCACAGAGGGACAGAAGTAAAGGCACAAGGTACATGATCAGGAAAATAACTTGCAACCATGCAAAGTTCTTGAATCTACTATTGGCTAGGCTGATATTGTCCCCATACTTGGATCAATTTTCATTACCTCTTGCTCATGAATCAACATTTGATAATAATCATAGCACTAAGGAAGAAACAGGGGGACTAATCATTTAACTGAATTCAAAATTTCTTTTCAGGAAGATAAAGTTTATCAAATGTAATTTAAGTAGGTATTCTATTATTTACTGAATTTTCTTCAGTTGAAAATACTAGACTTCTTCATTTCAGATGTTGACAcataattgagaaaaaaaaaaaaaaaacaaattacttCCCAGCTTAGGGGTTTGACTTAATTTTGAAAATGGCAACCTCTTATTGAAATAAGTTCTTGGTGAGTTGAGTGGGCATGATTACCAAAGAGCTACTGCAAAtcatttttaacttgaaaatatcTAGCAGTTAAGAAATAAGTTGTTCCCAAAATGCTAAATATAGTAGTCAAATTATGTAACAGTTTACTTTcctaacacacatgcacattacAAGATATTTGAAGAAGCTCTAAGGACATTCAGATCTGTGCTAATACAGTAGTCACTATCATGTGACTCTATTTGGCTAGACTTCATTTGGCTAAGtccagatttcaaagacttagtagGGACGTTAGAATGCAAAATATCTGAATATTTTTCCAATTCATttaatgttgaaatgataatattttggatatattagaTTTAATAAAATCTGTTATTAAAGTTGGTTTTACTTGTTTGATGTAACTGTTTCAGAAAAGTTACATTTATGCCTCTTACTATAACTCTGTTGATCAGACTTTCAGGCTAAAAAGATGAGTTGTAATTTGTTTTCAGATACAACTCAACCTGAAACTTGAGTTATATGAAAGCCTCACAGTTAGGAAATGGCAGAGAACATGGTTAAGCTTTACATAGTCATTGAATGTCCACTGCCTTATGAGGAGATACTCAATGAAATTATAATATCCACCTATCACTGATGCAGGGAGTGGGGGAGTGGGCCCTCATCTTGTCTTATCATAGGTTTGTTCCATTAACAACATTGAATTGAAGTTTCAGCAACAAATGAGAATGATCCTACCTTCTACAGATAAAAGTCCCCTCTTTCCTAAGctaattttccttcctttcccgcTCCCTGTCCAGGATGGCCCTTCAATTATAGCATTTTCATTCTGGAAGCTGCCATGTTTGCCTCCCTGAAGTTTTTCAAACACTGTTGACAATGTTATAGATTTTATAAAGAGCTTGAAAAATAACTGGCTAAAAATAATCATCTTTGACACTTTAACTACTCTGGCCAAATCAATACATTGTGGAGCAAGATCACATGCTACTATTTAGGAGAACAACCAGTTTTTTAAGAGTTATAATGATGAGAAAAAGACAGCCAACTgctaaagagatttttaaaaatggtaagtaCATGGAAAGTGAGAAAGAATAGTTGAACATTCTAGAAGCTACATCATCCAGTACTGGAATATCAAGAGGAATTAGAGCTGAATAGAGGTGGTACAAGGCTGTGGTACATGAGATtggtttgattagttttctgtgactgtggttttcattctgtctgccatctgatggagaaggataagagcttatggaagcttcctgatgggagagactgactgtggggaaaactgggtcttgttctgatgggtggggccatgctcagtaaacctttaacccaattttctgttggtgggcgggactgtgttccctccctgttgtttgacctgagacctgGGCAGAAGCATGCCTCCCCTGATTCAGTGGCATTCTTTGGAAGATACCATGGTTGCATTCATAATACCTATGGTCTTTGTGTGCATGATCTCCAAGTGGGAGCCTTCTCTGACCATCAGAATAATTATCTGAATAATAATATTTGGAACCAGAGTCTCCATTTTAGGAAATAAAGTTAACTTTTGTTAAAAATGACTAAGAGCCATATTCCCTAGGGACATCTGCTAGCCTCCTGGCAAGGTAAGAAAGTGCAGATAATCTGTTGCTTTCTCTTCTCATTATTTCATGAGGTGTTCTTTGAATTGGAGTTCTAAGGAAACTTTGGTTTCTTGAAACTATTCCATCTCCAGAAGCTGAAAAGGCATTAGCGCTTGAATTTGGAAGACAGTATCAGTTGTCTTGGAATTGTTGGGCCATGCTGGATAAATGAAGGCATAAGATTCCACAGCAGAGGTGATGTCTCCTTCTTCACGTACTTCCCCTGTACTTTGGCTGGTTTGGACACTTTGTTTTtggttctctttctttccccaaagAAAACCCAAAACAACCTTGACCATGAGGTCCCAGACTCTcatagagttggatacaactgagtgactgaactgaattgaattgaagagGTAGtacaattctgttttttaaaaggttacaTATTGTGCATAGAATTCAGATTGCAAATGTTCAGGAAGAGGACACCAGTTCTCATTCATACACaggagtttgttttgtttttttcccatctatttgtttACTCTACTTTTTCAATCATTGGAAAACATCAGATAAGAtggaatttaatttattaattcctGAAATTTAAAGGATGCATATATGGTCCTGGAGGAAGGGTAATAAAACAAGAGGGACCCTAGGTGTTTCCCTCCTTATTAATGGTCCtgatgagagggtaacaggcaggaaggctagaggtcttcaaatggaggaaataggctgcaagtgtcagacattttttatctctctcataagcagcaggaggaaacaaactacaagtgtcggattatttccccttctctatacaaatttaaaaggagatttctcttaaaattctgtgttgctatGACGACATCTGGtaccacctgaacttaacttttctcaaatcttgaactaaccaatgcatttttcttatggaaatgtttttcttaagctatgttattGAACTATGTATTTGCCCCAGACTCTTTCTTCAAGTCCTTCGCCCAAGACTCAGAACCtatgttttactcatgcaaatATTCTCTTAAgctacatttcctttctctaattagcagcctaCTAGTAGCTTATGCAACTTcctgctaaagactagcaggggagCACtcttttctgcccccttctgatatctacgtcagaaactttctctaactcttttatactttactaaaactttattacacaaacgctctgagcgatcaagcctcatcactggtcCCAGATTGAATCCttttcctctggaggccaagaatcctggcatctttcacggctcagcaacaacctttcactgaCACATCCACAGGCTTTTTCTAGGTACAAAGAATAAATTCTTCCTCcaaatatgtgtgtgcttagaaATGGGATAACAATTTTGCATTTTACttatgttgttgctgctgttcatttgctaagtcatgtctgactctttgcaattccacagactgtagcatgctaggcttctccgtccattgtctcccagagtttgctcaaattcatgtccattgagttggtgatgctatctaaccatctcatcctctgccacaacctttttcctttgcctttaatctttcccagcatcagggtcttttccagtgagtcagctcttcccaacaggtggccagagtattggaggatcagcttcagcatcaatcctttcaatgaatgttcagggttgatttcctttaggatggattgtttGGATACCCtcgttgtccaagggactctcaagagtcttctctaggaccacaattcaaaagcatcaattctttggcacacagtcttctttatggtccaacactcacatcaggacatgactactggaaaaaccatagctttgactatgtttgttggcaaagtgatgtctctgctttttaatatgctgtctaggacttccccttgtggctcagacggtaaagcgtctgtctacaatgcagaagacccgggttcgatccctgggtcgggagggtcctctggagaaggaaatggcaatctgctccagtactcttgcctggaaaatcccatggatggaagagcgtggcaggctacagtccatggggtcgcaaagagtcagacacgactgagagacttcactagGTTTGTAatgtgtgacttccctggtggtcaaatggtaaagcatttgcctacaatgcgggagacccaggttcgatccctgggttgggaagatcctctggagaaggaaatggcaacc encodes:
- the LOC113881050 gene encoding gamma-crystallin F; amino-acid sequence: MGKITFYEDRGFQGRHYECSSDHSNLQPYFSRCNSIRVDSGCWMLYEQPNFQGPQYFLRRGDYPDYQQWMGLNDSIRSCRLIPHTGSHRLRIYEREDYRGQMVEITEDCSSLHDRFHFSEIHSFNVLEGWWVLYEMTNYRGRQYLLRPGDYRRYHDWGATNARVGSLRRAVDFY